The Vicinamibacterales bacterium genome includes the window CCGGCGTCACCTGCGCGGCGCAGGGCACGGCCACTGTCAACATCACGAGTAAAGGAAACAGTCTCTTCATAGACCCGAAGCCTATGAGATGCCCATGATCAGCCGGTAACGCCTGCGTTACGTCGGTGTTAAATCCGGCGAGGGCCGGCGAGCTGAGGCTAGAAGACGAGCATTGCGTGCAGCGCCAGCTTGCGCTGCCGCGGCTGTGCCGGCACGAACCCGGCGAATCGCGTGTCGTCGAGGTCGAGCATCAGCGCGGTGAGGACGGGGCCCTGATGCGGAAACCAGTAGGCGACGCCGGCGATCTCGCGCCGGCGGACCTGAGCCGCCGCGTCCGCGTCCGGTGTGATCCGATCGACGCGCAGGAGCCCTTCCCAGCCGTGCGTGGACTTCGGGACGACCCACGCCGACCAGGCGCGGCCGCGCAGCGGCGCGACGGCGGTGGTCACCTGATCGATGGCACGCATCGTGTCGTAGGCGGCGGTCACATAGCGATGCTCGAACGTCACCGACGCGCTGGTGCGGCGTCGCTCAGCGTCGCTGACGTAGGCATCGCGATCATAGAACCCGTTGACCTGGAGCCCGCGCAGGACGCCACGCCGCGGAAACGGCCGCAGCGTGCCGCGCGTCATCCAGCCCTTCTGATCGTTCGGATCGACGTGGCTGTAGCCTTCGCCGTTGTAGAGGCCCGTATGGACGTCGCCGTAGCCGTCCGGCAGCGTGTAGTGCATCGACACGCCGACGTCTGCGAAATTCAGGTACCCGTCGCGCTCCTCGAATTCCTGTCCCTGGAAGCGGTAGCGGTAGATCTCGTCCATATGTACCAGCCAGGGCGTCGGCTGGATGCCCAGCCGGACGTAGGTGTCCTTGCTGCGCAGCGCGTCGTCGAGATTCCACTGCAGGTAGGCGAACTTCAGACGCAGGGTGTAGCTGCCGTTCAGCGCGGATCCGGTGCCGGTCTCGCGGGTGACGTCGGTGGTGAGTCGAAAGGAAATCCGCTTCGAGGCGTTGCCGGTCAGGTTGATGTAGGCGCGGGTG containing:
- a CDS encoding porin, encoding MRAPRILSSLSGWLLLTIAVPALAQSVPTTPADTPSIRVGTTIFTDYSIQQEPKITDADGNQVEQSQFEITRAYINLTGNASKRISFRLTTDVTRETGTGSALNGSYTLRLKFAYLQWNLDDALRSKDTYVRLGIQPTPWLVHMDEIYRYRFQGQEFEERDGYLNFADVGVSMHYTLPDGYGDVHTGLYNGEGYSHVDPNDQKGWMTRGTLRPFPRRGVLRGLQVNGFYDRDAYVSDAERRRTSASVTFEHRYVTAAYDTMRAIDQVTTAVAPLRGRAWSAWVVPKSTHGWEGLLRVDRITPDADAAAQVRRREIAGVAYWFPHQGPVLTALMLDLDDTRFAGFVPAQPRQRKLALHAMLVF